From Dermatophagoides farinae isolate YC_2012a chromosome 10, ASM2471394v1, whole genome shotgun sequence, a single genomic window includes:
- the LOC124500268 gene encoding uncharacterized protein LOC124500268 isoform X2, producing MSSIIFNRMMHQIPANEACETEEEVEEDNYNFNNADVDSKSYLVNLYKNLKNCNYFLNSLIVNEQLDYVVISLFKNHQFSFGIKLFDSDTVFERVHFTCEDNHIVDYIDNEELPPKLIDVIEMFDFKNIYYNGCIITEIRDYRQSSTDFFNSYFILLKPTSLSLYNDVKKIIGLTNKNYIWTNTSRLKLESKLIYLTSPKLCLDPNPCIGILSKKLSRKKLIFGNKLFLRLPRKRLKTIITNDQSKEFRLLNFLKTKKPTTFIQQKMKPNSAAIESQMKIMQTEYKDVEKLAKQLIEPKDCQSNVELMKTEEYRMEFLDTTGTIITLTIFRRPYDDVYFGNIINMKNGDSKSAPNFYLGPKEMKRRYIEQFIETFSENGKKMIKITQRIGNEEPKVKHTQAVEMYLLRQQNLAKLKVEQQQQQQQQQSNQQSQIITMKNNESNIQQHQASKQTIILNSLINNNHQIHTTNVSSDNTGTIITTTTVSSSLPSSSLPLSASSAINNTSTMTKLTPNQIVIKHSNLKLIQAANSNVINKEVINNNENNHHSTSMISLNTTTNTTNNSNQQSTIQSHHHHHHHPVQQQQQQQPVLLNVSTTATGQYHQNGTQQIPIRIPLSFSLQQLKSGQIALVPNTNLNTNSSTTTGTTAGTVANVVQMTNTTNSQQNVPVTFTNDVNNRHHHHNQDQLQQQTNNNSNEIQSSNSTNTTTASTTTANNNNVTYVPTNVNFILQGNQVFTSKIG from the exons ATGTCCTCGATCATATTTAATAGAATGATGCATCAAATACCGGCCAACGAAGCCTGTGAAACTGAAGAAGAAGTTGAAGaagataattataattttaataatgcagatgttgattcaaaatcataTCTGGTCAATTTATATAAG AATCTGAAAAATTGCAACTATTTTCTAAATAGTTTAATCGTCAATGAACAATTGGACTATGTTGTGATATCATTgttcaaaaatcatcaattcag TTTCGGTATCAAATTGTTCGATTCCGATACAGTATTCGAACGAGTCCATTTTACCTGTGAAGATAATcatattgttgattatatcGATAATGAAGAGCTGCCACCGAAATTGATAGATGTGATagaaatgtttgattttaaaaatatcTACTATAATGGTTGTATTATTACCGAAATACGTGATTATCGTCAATCATCGacagattttttcaattcatatttcattttattaaagCCAACTAGTTTAAGCCTTTATAATGATGTAAAAAAGATCATTGGATTGACAAACAAGAATTATATATGGACAAATACATCTAGACTGAAATTGGAATCCAAATTGATCTATCTAACATCGCCAAAATTATGTCTTGATCCTAATCCATGTATAGGcattttatcgaaaaaattatcaagaaaaaaattaatatttgGTAACAAATTATTCTTAAGACTGCCAAGAAAAAGACtcaaaacaataatcactaatgatcaatcaaaagaATTTAGATTActcaattttttgaaaaccaaaaaaccaACTACATTCATAcagcaaaaaatgaaaccaaattCAGCTGCAATTGAAAGccagatgaaaataatgcaAACTGAATATAAAGATGTAGAAAAATTGGCTAAACAATTGATCGAACCGAAAGATTGCCAATCGAATGttgaattaatgaaaacTGAAGAATATCGAATGGAATTTTTAGACACAACCGGAACAATTATAACATTGACCATATTTCGTCgaccatatgatgatgtttattttgGTAATATTATCAACATGAAGAATGGTGATTCTAAATCGGCACCAAA TTTTTATCTTGGtccaaaagaaatgaaacgTCGTTATATCGAACAAtttattgaaacattttcagagaatggaaaaaaaatgattaaaattacTCAACGAATCGGCAATGAAGAACCAAAAGTGAAACATACTCAAGCTGTTGAAATGTATCTGTTACGGCAGCAAAATTTAGCAAAATTAAAAGTtgaacagcagcaacaacaacaacaacagcaatcgaatcaacaatctcaaattattacaatgaaaaacaatgaatcaaacattCAACAGCATCAGGCTTCTAAACAAActatcattttgaattcattgatcaataataatcatcaaattcatacTACAAATGTTTCTAGTGATAATACAGGAACGATAATCACGACAACTAccgtttcatcatcattaccatcatcatcattaccattatcagcatcatcagCCATAAACAATACCTCAACAATGACGAAATTGACTCCGAATCAAATTGTGataaaacattcaaatttaaaattaattcaagCAGCTAATTCGAATGTCATCAATAAAG aagtgatcaataacaatgaaaataatcatcattcgacATCTATGATTTCTTTGAATACGACAACTAATACAACGAATAATAGTAATCAACAATCGACAAttcaatcacatcatcatcatcatcatcatcctgtgcagcagcaacagcagcagcagccagTATTGTTGAATGTAAGCACAACAGCCACCggtcaatatcatcaaaatggaaCACAACAGATACCTATACGTATACcactttcattttcattacaacAATTAAAATCTGGCCAAATTGCATTAGTTCCAAATACAAATCTAAATACAAattcatcgacaacaacaggtACTACTGCTGGTACAGTTGCTAATGTTGTTCAAATGACAAATACAACAAATTCACAACAAAATGTTCCGGTTACATTTACAAATGATGTTAATaaccgtcatcatcatcataatcaagaTCAATTACAACAgcaaaccaacaacaatagtaatgaaattcaatcatcaaatagtACTAATACCACTACTGCttctactactactgctaataataataatgtaaccTATGTTCCAACCAATGTCAATTTTATTCTACAAGGAAATCAAGTTTTCACTAGCAAAATTGgttga
- the LOC124500268 gene encoding uncharacterized protein LOC124500268 isoform X3: protein MMHQIPANEACETEEEVEEDNYNFNNADVDSKSYLVNLYKNLKNCNYFLNSLIVNEQLDYVVISLFKNHQFSFGIKLFDSDTVFERVHFTCEDNHIVDYIDNEELPPKLIDVIEMFDFKNIYYNGCIITEIRDYRQSSTDFFNSYFILLKPTSLSLYNDVKKIIGLTNKNYIWTNTSRLKLESKLIYLTSPKLCLDPNPCIGILSKKLSRKKLIFGNKLFLRLPRKRLKTIITNDQSKEFRLLNFLKTKKPTTFIQQKMKPNSAAIESQMKIMQTEYKDVEKLAKQLIEPKDCQSNVELMKTEEYRMEFLDTTGTIITLTIFRRPYDDVYFGNIINMKNGDSKSAPNFYLGPKEMKRRYIEQFIETFSENGKKMIKITQRIGNEEPKVKHTQAVEMYLLRQQNLAKLKVEQQQQQQQQQSNQQSQIITMKNNESNIQQHQASKQTIILNSLINNNHQIHTTNVSSDNTGTIITTTTVSSSLPSSSLPLSASSAINNTSTMTKLTPNQIVIKHSNLKLIQAANSNVINKEVINNNENNHHSTSMISLNTTTNTTNNSNQQSTIQSHHHHHHHPVQQQQQQQPVLLNVSTTATGQYHQNGTQQIPIRIPLSFSLQQLKSGQIALVPNTNLNTNSSTTTGTTAGTVANVVQMTNTTNSQQNVPVTFTNDVNNRHHHHNQDQLQQQTNNNSNEIQSSNSTNTTTASTTTANNNNVTYVPTNVNFILQGNQVFTSKIG, encoded by the exons ATGATGCATCAAATACCGGCCAACGAAGCCTGTGAAACTGAAGAAGAAGTTGAAGaagataattataattttaataatgcagatgttgattcaaaatcataTCTGGTCAATTTATATAAG AATCTGAAAAATTGCAACTATTTTCTAAATAGTTTAATCGTCAATGAACAATTGGACTATGTTGTGATATCATTgttcaaaaatcatcaattcag TTTCGGTATCAAATTGTTCGATTCCGATACAGTATTCGAACGAGTCCATTTTACCTGTGAAGATAATcatattgttgattatatcGATAATGAAGAGCTGCCACCGAAATTGATAGATGTGATagaaatgtttgattttaaaaatatcTACTATAATGGTTGTATTATTACCGAAATACGTGATTATCGTCAATCATCGacagattttttcaattcatatttcattttattaaagCCAACTAGTTTAAGCCTTTATAATGATGTAAAAAAGATCATTGGATTGACAAACAAGAATTATATATGGACAAATACATCTAGACTGAAATTGGAATCCAAATTGATCTATCTAACATCGCCAAAATTATGTCTTGATCCTAATCCATGTATAGGcattttatcgaaaaaattatcaagaaaaaaattaatatttgGTAACAAATTATTCTTAAGACTGCCAAGAAAAAGACtcaaaacaataatcactaatgatcaatcaaaagaATTTAGATTActcaattttttgaaaaccaaaaaaccaACTACATTCATAcagcaaaaaatgaaaccaaattCAGCTGCAATTGAAAGccagatgaaaataatgcaAACTGAATATAAAGATGTAGAAAAATTGGCTAAACAATTGATCGAACCGAAAGATTGCCAATCGAATGttgaattaatgaaaacTGAAGAATATCGAATGGAATTTTTAGACACAACCGGAACAATTATAACATTGACCATATTTCGTCgaccatatgatgatgtttattttgGTAATATTATCAACATGAAGAATGGTGATTCTAAATCGGCACCAAA TTTTTATCTTGGtccaaaagaaatgaaacgTCGTTATATCGAACAAtttattgaaacattttcagagaatggaaaaaaaatgattaaaattacTCAACGAATCGGCAATGAAGAACCAAAAGTGAAACATACTCAAGCTGTTGAAATGTATCTGTTACGGCAGCAAAATTTAGCAAAATTAAAAGTtgaacagcagcaacaacaacaacaacagcaatcgaatcaacaatctcaaattattacaatgaaaaacaatgaatcaaacattCAACAGCATCAGGCTTCTAAACAAActatcattttgaattcattgatcaataataatcatcaaattcatacTACAAATGTTTCTAGTGATAATACAGGAACGATAATCACGACAACTAccgtttcatcatcattaccatcatcatcattaccattatcagcatcatcagCCATAAACAATACCTCAACAATGACGAAATTGACTCCGAATCAAATTGTGataaaacattcaaatttaaaattaattcaagCAGCTAATTCGAATGTCATCAATAAAG aagtgatcaataacaatgaaaataatcatcattcgacATCTATGATTTCTTTGAATACGACAACTAATACAACGAATAATAGTAATCAACAATCGACAAttcaatcacatcatcatcatcatcatcatcctgtgcagcagcaacagcagcagcagccagTATTGTTGAATGTAAGCACAACAGCCACCggtcaatatcatcaaaatggaaCACAACAGATACCTATACGTATACcactttcattttcattacaacAATTAAAATCTGGCCAAATTGCATTAGTTCCAAATACAAATCTAAATACAAattcatcgacaacaacaggtACTACTGCTGGTACAGTTGCTAATGTTGTTCAAATGACAAATACAACAAATTCACAACAAAATGTTCCGGTTACATTTACAAATGATGTTAATaaccgtcatcatcatcataatcaagaTCAATTACAACAgcaaaccaacaacaatagtaatgaaattcaatcatcaaatagtACTAATACCACTACTGCttctactactactgctaataataataatgtaaccTATGTTCCAACCAATGTCAATTTTATTCTACAAGGAAATCAAGTTTTCACTAGCAAAATTGgttga
- the LOC124500268 gene encoding uncharacterized protein LOC124500268 isoform X4, with protein sequence MSSIIFNRMMHQIPANEACETEEEVEEDNYNFNNADVDSKSYLVNLYKNLKNCNYFLNSLIVNEQLDYVVISLFKNHQFSFGIKLFDSDTVFERVHFTCEDNHIVDYIDNEELPPKLIDVIEMFDFKNIYYNGCIITEIRDYRQSSTDFFNSYFILLKPTSLSLYNDVKKIIGLTNKNYIWTNTSRLKLESKLIYLTSPKLCLDPNPCIGILSKKLSRKKLIFEFRLLNFLKTKKPTTFIQQKMKPNSAAIESQMKIMQTEYKDVEKLAKQLIEPKDCQSNVELMKTEEYRMEFLDTTGTIITLTIFRRPYDDVYFGNIINMKNGDSKSAPNFYLGPKEMKRRYIEQFIETFSENGKKMIKITQRIGNEEPKVKHTQAVEMYLLRQQNLAKLKVEQQQQQQQQQSNQQSQIITMKNNESNIQQHQASKQTIILNSLINNNHQIHTTNVSSDNTGTIITTTTVSSSLPSSSLPLSASSAINNTSTMTKLTPNQIVIKHSNLKLIQAANSNVINKEVINNNENNHHSTSMISLNTTTNTTNNSNQQSTIQSHHHHHHHPVQQQQQQQPVLLNVSTTATGQYHQNGTQQIPIRIPLSFSLQQLKSGQIALVPNTNLNTNSSTTTGTTAGTVANVVQMTNTTNSQQNVPVTFTNDVNNRHHHHNQDQLQQQTNNNSNEIQSSNSTNTTTASTTTANNNNVTYVPTNVNFILQGNQVFTSKIG encoded by the exons ATGTCCTCGATCATATTTAATAGAATGATGCATCAAATACCGGCCAACGAAGCCTGTGAAACTGAAGAAGAAGTTGAAGaagataattataattttaataatgcagatgttgattcaaaatcataTCTGGTCAATTTATATAAG AATCTGAAAAATTGCAACTATTTTCTAAATAGTTTAATCGTCAATGAACAATTGGACTATGTTGTGATATCATTgttcaaaaatcatcaattcag TTTCGGTATCAAATTGTTCGATTCCGATACAGTATTCGAACGAGTCCATTTTACCTGTGAAGATAATcatattgttgattatatcGATAATGAAGAGCTGCCACCGAAATTGATAGATGTGATagaaatgtttgattttaaaaatatcTACTATAATGGTTGTATTATTACCGAAATACGTGATTATCGTCAATCATCGacagattttttcaattcatatttcattttattaaagCCAACTAGTTTAAGCCTTTATAATGATGTAAAAAAGATCATTGGATTGACAAACAAGAATTATATATGGACAAATACATCTAGACTGAAATTGGAATCCAAATTGATCTATCTAACATCGCCAAAATTATGTCTTGATCCTAATCCATGTATAGGcattttatcgaaaaaattatcaagaaaaaaattaatatttg aATTTAGATTActcaattttttgaaaaccaaaaaaccaACTACATTCATAcagcaaaaaatgaaaccaaattCAGCTGCAATTGAAAGccagatgaaaataatgcaAACTGAATATAAAGATGTAGAAAAATTGGCTAAACAATTGATCGAACCGAAAGATTGCCAATCGAATGttgaattaatgaaaacTGAAGAATATCGAATGGAATTTTTAGACACAACCGGAACAATTATAACATTGACCATATTTCGTCgaccatatgatgatgtttattttgGTAATATTATCAACATGAAGAATGGTGATTCTAAATCGGCACCAAA TTTTTATCTTGGtccaaaagaaatgaaacgTCGTTATATCGAACAAtttattgaaacattttcagagaatggaaaaaaaatgattaaaattacTCAACGAATCGGCAATGAAGAACCAAAAGTGAAACATACTCAAGCTGTTGAAATGTATCTGTTACGGCAGCAAAATTTAGCAAAATTAAAAGTtgaacagcagcaacaacaacaacaacagcaatcgaatcaacaatctcaaattattacaatgaaaaacaatgaatcaaacattCAACAGCATCAGGCTTCTAAACAAActatcattttgaattcattgatcaataataatcatcaaattcatacTACAAATGTTTCTAGTGATAATACAGGAACGATAATCACGACAACTAccgtttcatcatcattaccatcatcatcattaccattatcagcatcatcagCCATAAACAATACCTCAACAATGACGAAATTGACTCCGAATCAAATTGTGataaaacattcaaatttaaaattaattcaagCAGCTAATTCGAATGTCATCAATAAAG aagtgatcaataacaatgaaaataatcatcattcgacATCTATGATTTCTTTGAATACGACAACTAATACAACGAATAATAGTAATCAACAATCGACAAttcaatcacatcatcatcatcatcatcatcctgtgcagcagcaacagcagcagcagccagTATTGTTGAATGTAAGCACAACAGCCACCggtcaatatcatcaaaatggaaCACAACAGATACCTATACGTATACcactttcattttcattacaacAATTAAAATCTGGCCAAATTGCATTAGTTCCAAATACAAATCTAAATACAAattcatcgacaacaacaggtACTACTGCTGGTACAGTTGCTAATGTTGTTCAAATGACAAATACAACAAATTCACAACAAAATGTTCCGGTTACATTTACAAATGATGTTAATaaccgtcatcatcatcataatcaagaTCAATTACAACAgcaaaccaacaacaatagtaatgaaattcaatcatcaaatagtACTAATACCACTACTGCttctactactactgctaataataataatgtaaccTATGTTCCAACCAATGTCAATTTTATTCTACAAGGAAATCAAGTTTTCACTAGCAAAATTGgttga
- the LOC124500268 gene encoding uncharacterized protein LOC124500268 isoform X1 produces MSSIIFNRMMHQIPANEACETEEEVEEDNYNFNNADVDSKSYLVNLYKNLKNCNYFLNSLIVNEQLDYVVISLFKNHQFSFGIKLFDSDTVFERVHFTCEDNHIVDYIDNEELPPKLIDVIEMFDFKNIYYNGCIITEIRDYRQSSTDFFNSYFILLKPTSLSLYNDVKKIIGLTNKNYIWTNTSRLKLESKLIYLTSPKLCLDPNPCIGILSKKLSRKKLIFGNKLFLRLPRKRLKTIITNDQSKEFRLLNFLKTKKPTTFIQQKMKPNSAAIESQMKIMQTEYKDVEKLAKQLIEPKDCQSNVELMKTEEYRMEFLDTTGTIITLTIFRRPYDDVYFGNIINMKNGDSKSAPNFYLGPKEMKRRYIEQFIETFSENGKKMIKITQRIGNEEPKVKHTQAVEMYLLRQQNLAKLKVEQQQQQQQQQSNQQSQIITMKNNESNIQQHQASKQTIILNSLINNNHQIHTTNVSSDNTGTIITTTTVSSSLPSSSLPLSASSAINNTSTMTKLTPNQIVIKHSNLKLIQAANSNVINKVINNNENNHHSTSMISLNTTTNTTNNSNQQSTIQSHHHHHHHPVQQQQQQQPVLLNVSTTATGQYHQNGTQQIPIRIPLSFSLQQLKSGQIALVPNTNLNTNSSTTTGTTAGTVANVVQMTNTTNSQQNVPVTFTNDVNNRHHHHNQDQLQQQTNNNSNEIQSSNSTNTTTASTTTANNNNVTYVPTNVNFILQGNQVFTSKIG; encoded by the exons ATGTCCTCGATCATATTTAATAGAATGATGCATCAAATACCGGCCAACGAAGCCTGTGAAACTGAAGAAGAAGTTGAAGaagataattataattttaataatgcagatgttgattcaaaatcataTCTGGTCAATTTATATAAG AATCTGAAAAATTGCAACTATTTTCTAAATAGTTTAATCGTCAATGAACAATTGGACTATGTTGTGATATCATTgttcaaaaatcatcaattcag TTTCGGTATCAAATTGTTCGATTCCGATACAGTATTCGAACGAGTCCATTTTACCTGTGAAGATAATcatattgttgattatatcGATAATGAAGAGCTGCCACCGAAATTGATAGATGTGATagaaatgtttgattttaaaaatatcTACTATAATGGTTGTATTATTACCGAAATACGTGATTATCGTCAATCATCGacagattttttcaattcatatttcattttattaaagCCAACTAGTTTAAGCCTTTATAATGATGTAAAAAAGATCATTGGATTGACAAACAAGAATTATATATGGACAAATACATCTAGACTGAAATTGGAATCCAAATTGATCTATCTAACATCGCCAAAATTATGTCTTGATCCTAATCCATGTATAGGcattttatcgaaaaaattatcaagaaaaaaattaatatttgGTAACAAATTATTCTTAAGACTGCCAAGAAAAAGACtcaaaacaataatcactaatgatcaatcaaaagaATTTAGATTActcaattttttgaaaaccaaaaaaccaACTACATTCATAcagcaaaaaatgaaaccaaattCAGCTGCAATTGAAAGccagatgaaaataatgcaAACTGAATATAAAGATGTAGAAAAATTGGCTAAACAATTGATCGAACCGAAAGATTGCCAATCGAATGttgaattaatgaaaacTGAAGAATATCGAATGGAATTTTTAGACACAACCGGAACAATTATAACATTGACCATATTTCGTCgaccatatgatgatgtttattttgGTAATATTATCAACATGAAGAATGGTGATTCTAAATCGGCACCAAA TTTTTATCTTGGtccaaaagaaatgaaacgTCGTTATATCGAACAAtttattgaaacattttcagagaatggaaaaaaaatgattaaaattacTCAACGAATCGGCAATGAAGAACCAAAAGTGAAACATACTCAAGCTGTTGAAATGTATCTGTTACGGCAGCAAAATTTAGCAAAATTAAAAGTtgaacagcagcaacaacaacaacaacagcaatcgaatcaacaatctcaaattattacaatgaaaaacaatgaatcaaacattCAACAGCATCAGGCTTCTAAACAAActatcattttgaattcattgatcaataataatcatcaaattcatacTACAAATGTTTCTAGTGATAATACAGGAACGATAATCACGACAACTAccgtttcatcatcattaccatcatcatcattaccattatcagcatcatcagCCATAAACAATACCTCAACAATGACGAAATTGACTCCGAATCAAATTGTGataaaacattcaaatttaaaattaattcaagCAGCTAATTCGAATGTCATCAATAAAG tgatcaataacaatgaaaataatcatcattcgacATCTATGATTTCTTTGAATACGACAACTAATACAACGAATAATAGTAATCAACAATCGACAAttcaatcacatcatcatcatcatcatcatcctgtgcagcagcaacagcagcagcagccagTATTGTTGAATGTAAGCACAACAGCCACCggtcaatatcatcaaaatggaaCACAACAGATACCTATACGTATACcactttcattttcattacaacAATTAAAATCTGGCCAAATTGCATTAGTTCCAAATACAAATCTAAATACAAattcatcgacaacaacaggtACTACTGCTGGTACAGTTGCTAATGTTGTTCAAATGACAAATACAACAAATTCACAACAAAATGTTCCGGTTACATTTACAAATGATGTTAATaaccgtcatcatcatcataatcaagaTCAATTACAACAgcaaaccaacaacaatagtaatgaaattcaatcatcaaatagtACTAATACCACTACTGCttctactactactgctaataataataatgtaaccTATGTTCCAACCAATGTCAATTTTATTCTACAAGGAAATCAAGTTTTCACTAGCAAAATTGgttga
- the LOC124500268 gene encoding uncharacterized protein LOC124500268 isoform X5 yields MQMLIQNHIWSIYISLIVNEQLDYVVISLFKNHQFSFGIKLFDSDTVFERVHFTCEDNHIVDYIDNEELPPKLIDVIEMFDFKNIYYNGCIITEIRDYRQSSTDFFNSYFILLKPTSLSLYNDVKKIIGLTNKNYIWTNTSRLKLESKLIYLTSPKLCLDPNPCIGILSKKLSRKKLIFGNKLFLRLPRKRLKTIITNDQSKEFRLLNFLKTKKPTTFIQQKMKPNSAAIESQMKIMQTEYKDVEKLAKQLIEPKDCQSNVELMKTEEYRMEFLDTTGTIITLTIFRRPYDDVYFGNIINMKNGDSKSAPNFYLGPKEMKRRYIEQFIETFSENGKKMIKITQRIGNEEPKVKHTQAVEMYLLRQQNLAKLKVEQQQQQQQQQSNQQSQIITMKNNESNIQQHQASKQTIILNSLINNNHQIHTTNVSSDNTGTIITTTTVSSSLPSSSLPLSASSAINNTSTMTKLTPNQIVIKHSNLKLIQAANSNVINKEVINNNENNHHSTSMISLNTTTNTTNNSNQQSTIQSHHHHHHHPVQQQQQQQPVLLNVSTTATGQYHQNGTQQIPIRIPLSFSLQQLKSGQIALVPNTNLNTNSSTTTGTTAGTVANVVQMTNTTNSQQNVPVTFTNDVNNRHHHHNQDQLQQQTNNNSNEIQSSNSTNTTTASTTTANNNNVTYVPTNVNFILQGNQVFTSKIG; encoded by the exons atgcagatgttgattcaaaatcataTCTGGTCAATTTATATAAG TTTAATCGTCAATGAACAATTGGACTATGTTGTGATATCATTgttcaaaaatcatcaattcag TTTCGGTATCAAATTGTTCGATTCCGATACAGTATTCGAACGAGTCCATTTTACCTGTGAAGATAATcatattgttgattatatcGATAATGAAGAGCTGCCACCGAAATTGATAGATGTGATagaaatgtttgattttaaaaatatcTACTATAATGGTTGTATTATTACCGAAATACGTGATTATCGTCAATCATCGacagattttttcaattcatatttcattttattaaagCCAACTAGTTTAAGCCTTTATAATGATGTAAAAAAGATCATTGGATTGACAAACAAGAATTATATATGGACAAATACATCTAGACTGAAATTGGAATCCAAATTGATCTATCTAACATCGCCAAAATTATGTCTTGATCCTAATCCATGTATAGGcattttatcgaaaaaattatcaagaaaaaaattaatatttgGTAACAAATTATTCTTAAGACTGCCAAGAAAAAGACtcaaaacaataatcactaatgatcaatcaaaagaATTTAGATTActcaattttttgaaaaccaaaaaaccaACTACATTCATAcagcaaaaaatgaaaccaaattCAGCTGCAATTGAAAGccagatgaaaataatgcaAACTGAATATAAAGATGTAGAAAAATTGGCTAAACAATTGATCGAACCGAAAGATTGCCAATCGAATGttgaattaatgaaaacTGAAGAATATCGAATGGAATTTTTAGACACAACCGGAACAATTATAACATTGACCATATTTCGTCgaccatatgatgatgtttattttgGTAATATTATCAACATGAAGAATGGTGATTCTAAATCGGCACCAAA TTTTTATCTTGGtccaaaagaaatgaaacgTCGTTATATCGAACAAtttattgaaacattttcagagaatggaaaaaaaatgattaaaattacTCAACGAATCGGCAATGAAGAACCAAAAGTGAAACATACTCAAGCTGTTGAAATGTATCTGTTACGGCAGCAAAATTTAGCAAAATTAAAAGTtgaacagcagcaacaacaacaacaacagcaatcgaatcaacaatctcaaattattacaatgaaaaacaatgaatcaaacattCAACAGCATCAGGCTTCTAAACAAActatcattttgaattcattgatcaataataatcatcaaattcatacTACAAATGTTTCTAGTGATAATACAGGAACGATAATCACGACAACTAccgtttcatcatcattaccatcatcatcattaccattatcagcatcatcagCCATAAACAATACCTCAACAATGACGAAATTGACTCCGAATCAAATTGTGataaaacattcaaatttaaaattaattcaagCAGCTAATTCGAATGTCATCAATAAAG aagtgatcaataacaatgaaaataatcatcattcgacATCTATGATTTCTTTGAATACGACAACTAATACAACGAATAATAGTAATCAACAATCGACAAttcaatcacatcatcatcatcatcatcatcctgtgcagcagcaacagcagcagcagccagTATTGTTGAATGTAAGCACAACAGCCACCggtcaatatcatcaaaatggaaCACAACAGATACCTATACGTATACcactttcattttcattacaacAATTAAAATCTGGCCAAATTGCATTAGTTCCAAATACAAATCTAAATACAAattcatcgacaacaacaggtACTACTGCTGGTACAGTTGCTAATGTTGTTCAAATGACAAATACAACAAATTCACAACAAAATGTTCCGGTTACATTTACAAATGATGTTAATaaccgtcatcatcatcataatcaagaTCAATTACAACAgcaaaccaacaacaatagtaatgaaattcaatcatcaaatagtACTAATACCACTACTGCttctactactactgctaataataataatgtaaccTATGTTCCAACCAATGTCAATTTTATTCTACAAGGAAATCAAGTTTTCACTAGCAAAATTGgttga